Part of the Actinomycetota bacterium genome is shown below.
CGCCCACAGCCCGGTCCGGTCGAGCGTCTGCGTGACTAGGCCGTCCTCGGCGCGCTTCGGGGTGTCGGTCACGGGCGCGCACGCCACCGCCCCGTCGACGCCGGGCGTCAGAGCTTGCACGCACCGGTCGAAGAGGTCGGGCGGAGACAGGCAGCGCGCCGCGTCGTGGACGACCACCGTCTCGACGTCCCCCGCCGCCTCCAGGGCGGCGCGGGCCGACCCCTGCCGGGTCTCCCGGCCCGCGACGACGGTCACCGGGACGGACAGCTCCGCGAGCAGGACGCGCGCTCCCTCGACCAGGTCGGCGGGCACAGCGGCGACCAGCGCACCGACGGTTCCGGCCTGCGCGGCCGCGCGGCCCGCTCGCAGGAGCATGGGCTCCCCGGCGAGTGACACGAAAGCCTTCGGTCCTGCACCGAGCCGGGTCCCCTGCCCGGCGCCCAGGAGGAGGGCGGTCGCGTTCAGGCGGTGCCGCCCTCGATCAGGTCATCGCGACGCCGGGCGAAGAGCATCCGGCCCGTCGCCGTCTGCAGGACCGAGGTCACCTCCACGTCCACCTGGGAGCCGAGCGCGTCGGCGGCTCGCTGGACGACCACCATCGTCCCGTCGTCGAGGTACCCGATGGCCTGCCCCGCGTCCTTCCCCTCCTTGATCAGCTGGACCGACACGTGCTCTCCCGGCAGGACCGGCGGCCTCACCATCTCGGTGAGCGCGTGCATGTTGAGCACGGTCGTCCCCTGGAGCTCGGCCGCCTTGGCCAGGTTCGAGTCGGAGGTCACGATCGGCAGGCCGCGCCGACGGGCCAGGACGATCAGCTTCGCGTCCGGCTCGGTCGTCCCCGCCGGATCCTCGTCCAGCACCCGGACGACCGCCCCCGCCTCCCGCAGCGACGTCAGGACGTCCAGCCCACGCTGGCCACGCCGCCGGCGGATGGGGTCCGACGAGTCGGCTATGCCCTGAAGCTCCCAGATGATGAACGACGGCACCCACATGGGA
Proteins encoded:
- the ispD gene encoding 2-C-methyl-D-erythritol 4-phosphate cytidylyltransferase; amino-acid sequence: MNATALLLGAGQGTRLGAGPKAFVSLAGEPMLLRAGRAAAQAGTVGALVAAVPADLVEGARVLLAELSVPVTVVAGRETRQGSARAALEAAGDVETVVVHDAARCLSPPDLFDRCVQALTPGVDGAVACAPVTDTPKRAEDGLVTQTLDRTGLWAAQTPQAFRSAVYRRAHEAAESCSYEATDDAALVERIGARVVVVSAPSWNLKVTTPEDIGVAEALLATRSVESGRSG
- a CDS encoding TRAM domain-containing protein — translated: MLVEAIRLIIVLASTAGAYQLGRTRGGDLPLPVADAETAAFLIAVMGAAVGYLVGGVLARSIDRGMSSVEERMAERHASEVLAATLGLLVGLAIGALIAWPVLVMVEEPIVSYPVGALLLVVTASFGMRYATRKRMELFGVMGVEPIVAAPTGGCLLDASAAIDGRVLQLWKAGLVPSPMWVPSFIIWELQGIADSSDPIRRRRGQRGLDVLTSLREAGAVVRVLDEDPAGTTEPDAKLIVLARRRGLPIVTSDSNLAKAAELQGTTVLNMHALTEMVRPPVLPGEHVSVQLIKEGKDAGQAIGYLDDGTMVVVQRAADALGSQVDVEVTSVLQTATGRMLFARRRDDLIEGGTA